The genomic interval AGTTTAGAAATCATTTATATGAAACGTATCCGGCAATTCGTGAAGAGCAATTTCAAATTGCTGTTAATGAAGAGTTTGTCCGTGACGAAGATGTAATCCATAACCATGATGTAGTTGCATTAATCCCACCTGTTAGTGGTGGCTAAATGATAGGTGTGATATTAGCAGGAGGTGCTTCTACACGATTTGGCAGCAATAAAGCACTTCATAAAATCGATGGCAAACCATTTTATGAGCATGTATATGAAGCATTTAAAGAAAGTGATGTATCGCGTATTGTTTTAAGTACGAATAAAAAGATGACATCATACTTCGAATCGGAAATTAAAGAGAAACAGCTTGATATGCATGTAGTTACGGATATCGAAGCGGATTGTGGTCCGATGTCAGGTATATACACTGTAATGGAAACGAGTGCTTCAGAAAGTTACTTCGTCGTCTCTGTTGATACACCGTTTATAACAACAGAAGCGATCAACTATCTTATTAGTTGTTTTAATAAACGAAGTGTAAATGCG from Macrococcus armenti carries:
- the moaD gene encoding molybdopterin converting factor subunit 1 → MKVLYFAHIKAKLDRTEDQFSFAEPITVNQFRNHLYETYPAIREEQFQIAVNEEFVRDEDVIHNHDVVALIPPVSGG
- the mobA gene encoding molybdenum cofactor guanylyltransferase MobA — translated: MIGVILAGGASTRFGSNKALHKIDGKPFYEHVYEAFKESDVSRIVLSTNKKMTSYFESEIKEKQLDMHVVTDIEADCGPMSGIYTVMETSASESYFVVSVDTPFITTEAINYLISCFNKRSVNALCYKDNLQVHRTIAIYHRSLLPVIRESIGQKRYALKQLTAEAQLIPVSGVSDESEWYANINTKNDLQNVRRVTNGTNNR